Genomic DNA from Hordeum vulgare subsp. vulgare chromosome 2H, MorexV3_pseudomolecules_assembly, whole genome shotgun sequence:
GCACATAGACGATCTCAAGAACGACGAGGGATCTCATCCGCCGCCTCCACAATCAAATATACATCTGATCTGAATACCAAATCCTATAGCAGATGCTCTGATATCACTGCTGAGTTCTACCGTAGGCGCATCACATGCAAACTAAAATTTTCGTACGCGAAAAACAACCAAGAACATCCTACGAAGATAGATCACAaatcgttaccactagacgcaTACTGCCGTGCAGCGGAATTAGATTTAGGGTAGGGCGTTCATGTGGTCCATCTCCTCCTCGATCGATCTCCCTCGAACGGCCGGTCGCCGGGTCATCTCTCTCGAACAGTCGGTCGTcggatcccacgtacaggttcgCTAGAGCGACGCGAGTGCACCACCTCTAACGGTATCCGCGCGTGCAGGAGTAACACCGTCCGGTGGACTGCTAGGTCCGAATCACACGGCCGGCGACGACGAGTGGAGATGtctagttgcaacacatgcaaagccctaatGACAGCACCGAAGCGATCAACCGAATAGGTGTgccacacctccactatatataggcgtatgacgcgggctcaactcttgggcctcgtaCGGACCCTAAAGCCCATGTGGTCCTTCCCTTGAGCGACCGCAACATCGGTATTAATCTTGATCTCGCCTGATTCTGGAGGCTGCCAACCATGCCCCGGAAGAACGGTCGCATGCTGCAAGGGGATATCAAGCAAGGCCAACGCCTCTTGAGTGAGCCTCACCCCGAGTTGGCCGGGTCCAGCTTGCCTCCATCATGCGTCCACCAATTACGGGAAGTTCAAATGGACCACATCACAGTGATGATCGTTGATCGTTCTCTCGTGGAGAATCTTGGGTCACATAGAATATCAGAGGCCCAAGTTGATGGGTGAAGCTGCGGGAGTTTGATGTCCAAAATCTGGCGTGCTCCTCCCAAAGACCTCGAGCGTGTGAGCAGTGAATGAGGGCATGAGTAGTGGCTACATTACATGAGGTCTCTCGCGACCGAGGCTGAATGGCAGCGGAGTCAATATATATACCAACAGTCGAGGAATACATGACAGAAGCGGTTGTGTGATTCGCATTTGGTCCAACAAAAACTCGAGGAGTTCATTACCAGAGGCCCAGAGTACAACGAGTTGCTTAGACTAACAAGCATCTGTGACCGTCTCCAGAATGACACTCGAGGCTTCGAGGTATTCTTCGTTCCGGTCTATGAAAATACTCGCTCTATGAACTAATATAAGACTGTTCAGATCACTgattacggagggagtactattcatAGCAGTAAATTAGCACTGTCGTGCAGATTAATCTTGACACTGGGTAATTCAtgtgatctactccctccgtcccaaaattcttgttttAGCTTTAtctagaaatagatgtatctaaatactaaagtgtgactagatacattcatatctagacaagttTAAGACAAGaaatttgggacggagggagtacttgttgcAGAGGGAGTCCAGCGATGGTAAACTGAACATCATATCTCTGCTTGTTCTTCACAGTGGTGGTTCCATATCCATAGAAGCCGCTCAAGAGGCGATACAAGAGTCTTTAAGGTCGTGTCGGCGAGACCTGCTGAGGGTGGTCGTCAGAGAAGAGCGTCTTGCTCCAAGGCCATGCAAGGAGGTGTTCTGGAGGTTTTGTAGGACAAGTCACTTTTTCTACTGTCAGACGGACGGATTTTCCTCGCCCAAGGAAATGCTCAGCGCGATGAATGCGATATTCAGAGAGCCACTCAAACTTCAGACTGTCAGTCCTCCTTTGGCTGCTCAATCAGTAAAGTAATCAAGGATTGCTTATAGTATTGTCCTGAATCCTGATCATATATGGATAGATGACAAGTAGATATATCCTCCAAGTGCTATATGTGGTGTTGGCCAGTGCGTTTCAGGGTTTTACCTAGTCTTCTTATCGCGAATATGCACATCATGATCAAGTAGACACAGGTGTGCAGGGCAAGGGATCACTGAAACATAAGACGGATGATACACTGTTTGCTTCCAGCTCTGGAGCCCAGCCATGAACACGCCACAGAGAAGGTTGGACAAACACAATCCACTAATCCGGCGTTTTTATTCCACGACAAGAGAAGAGATTCAGTCGAGCATCACACAATCCGGCTACAAATACCTCAATCTAGAGCTACTCGAACTTGTAGTGCTTGTCGACGGCCTCGGTGACGTCCCAGGTGCAGCTCATCCCCTTGGGGAACACCACCAGGTCCCCGGCAGCGATCTCCACGAACCCCTCCTCGCCGTCCGGGtacaccttcaccttcccctgcAGCAGGTAGCATGTCTCCTTGGCCGAGTAGGTCCACGGGAACTTGCTCTTCTCGCACCCCCACCTGCGGCCAGCCGCCATCGCATCACCGTCGATGCCCATGCCCCGACAGGAAAAGAAAGAAAGATCTACTAAGCGGAAGCGATCGGGCGGGGCTTACTTGGGCCACTGGCGGACGCCGAGCTCCGAGAGGCGGGACTCAGCCGGGTTGCGCTCCACCCTCACGCCGAGCTTCTCCGTCGCCATCGCCTCCGCCGACGCCCTCACCCTCGCCGCCACGAACCGTCCTCTGGGTGCTGGGGAAGGAGGGGCGTATCTGAGGCTGTTGATGCGGATTGGAGCCGCCACCATTGGGCTCGCCATTCCTTTGAGATGAGTCCTCTGGGCCGGTGTACTCTAGTGTAGTGCAGATTTTAGGCGGCGAAGGGAAGGTTCTCGGTTCTATTGCCGATCAGTGGCCCACGTTTTTCTCTACTGATAGAAAAGTCTAGGCCCACTCATCTCTTATCTTCTCCACACGCACGCACGTCCTTCTGAAAAAAAAATAGCAGTACTGAGCGCAGCCGTGCTGGTCGCAGCGCACCCGTCAGATTGGAGATCCCTTGACCATCGGATATCTTCTCTCATCCTCAACCTCGAGCCAACGAATGCAAGCATCTCGCAGGCCATCCTCGTCCAACGCGCAGCGGCGctccccacccctcccctctccctcctgcCCCCTGGCGGTCGAGGGGTCCTTCTTCCGCCACCCCCTCTCGCTGGACGTCCTCGCCGCCGGTCGTCGTCCTTCCAGAGCCAACAAACGCGAGCACCTTGTCGGCCATTCTCGTCCAAAAAACTACAACCCCCACCCCCCGGGCTGTCGAGGGGTCCTTTTCCCGTCGCCCCATCTCACCATCGTTGTCAAGCTCGTTGCTTGTAGCAGAGGCTGCCGGCAGTCAAAACTTTTTCCCTGAAgctggttgaagcttttcacACATACGGTTGAAGCTTTCTCTAGAACGGTTGCAACTTTTCTGATTGTGTAGTGCATGGTTGCAGCTTTCTCTCTCAGTGGCTGGAGCTTTTTTCTTCTACGGTCGAAGCTTTTCTATCAAGGGTTGGAACTATTATCTTTTAGCAGCTCTCGGTTAATACGCTCTCTATTGTTTATGTTGCAGCTTTTTCATCAACGATTGTAGCATTTTATGTCAACTCTTGTAGCATTCCGCCATGGCAATGACCGCTTGTAGCTTTTTATATGTCTGGTTGCAGCTTTTTTCATCAATGGTTGTAGCATTTTATGTCAATGGTTGTAGCATTCCGCCATGGCGATGACCCCTTGCAGCTTTTTATATgcctggttgaagctttttcatcTGGGTTTGAAGCTTTTTTTGACAGAGATTGTAGCATGAGGGCATGCAGTGGGTTTTGCGATGCCTCAGCCGTCGTCCAGTCAAGGGTCGCCAGAGTTGCGGCTATGTGCTGCAAAGAAGGGGGGAGCGGAGAAGCAGAGGAGTAGCGGACAAAGCGGAGGGCACCATGTTCGAcggggagagagagaaaaaagaagatGCGTGAGGTGGAAGAAACACACGAGCTGGGCTACATCATACGTGTCGCTAGTTGGTTCGTTGGAAGGAGCGCGAGTGGGCGAGACCGTCCGAAAGGTTTGGCCGACGTGTCGATGGGAAACGTTTCCCAAAAATATTAATGAAGGATTTTGAGGTGTGTTGTCCTTTTTTTGTGAAAGAGGAGTGTTTAAATACCCTTATGACGacaaaaatagttttctccatctTTATGAGCTAATAATGAAGCAACATCCAAGCATTACAACCACCGTTACACCATAGACGAAAATGAAGgaaaaaataaacgacaaaaggatACAGGTGCTATCGAAACGCTAATTGGCCTGAATACAGCTAGAACAAGCTAGGAAATCGAGGACAACGACAATTCTAGATCATGCCATCGATGCGACTACGATAATGGAGTAGCCCGCCGTCGGAGGAAAACCATGCATCGTCAACTCCCGAGAGTTCAAGACCGTCGTGCGACTGTCCGCCCATGCCTCCGATGAGGGCCTCCCTATCCTCTCGTCCGGGCTCCTAGGACACCGAGCCGTCGACAAGTAGTACAACTCACCCCTTAGCCCGTAGGGACTAGAACAACATGTTGCCAAGGAGAGGACGGTAGACACAACAACCTCGCCTTGCAAAGAAAGTCCCTTCATCGCCACCGCCTTCGGCCGAAACCAAGAAGTCCACCGTAAGCTTCCGAGAAGGAAAACCAATCAAGAACTCCGACAAACTGGCACACACTCCAACGCCTCAATTGCCACTTTGTTGTGCCAGGCCAGTGTCTTCAAGAAGAGAACGAAGCCATGCCGTTGTCGTCGCCCAATCCATGAGTTTTTGGGTGTTCACCTGGGACCAGGAAGAGGAGGGTTTGTGCTAGAACTTGATGCTGCATCCAAGAAGTAGAATGGCGTCGGAGCGTCGTCGGCATCGTGACCTCCACCACGGGGTAAGGGTTTCCTCCATTCAAAGCCCACACCTCGACCAACCACCAGACCCATCCACACAAGATTTTCGGCATCTAGGGTCGGTGTGAGAGGCCGAAGAACGTACAAGGTCAACGCCTTCAGATGGGCACCGCGGGCTTATGGGGGGAGGAGATCCCTTTGGTAAGATTGTTTTTGCAGTTTATCCAATTCGCAGGAACAACATTTAGTACTAAGTAAAAGACTTTTCAGAAGTCTAACTTAACtactactccatccgttcctaaacataaggtgtattatttttttaaaaagtcaaacttctctaactttgACCGAGCTTATAGACAAAAATATCAATATTTAGAATATCAAGTCATTATCACTAGATTCGCCATGAAatgtatttttatattttatatatttaaaattgtaaatatttttatatttggCTGTATATTTGGTCAAACATAGTCACCATTtgactttttgaaaaaaatataccttatatttaggaaccgagGGAGTATTATTAGCACTTCTTTGATGGTTTCTGCAGTTTACCTAGTTCCCCTTAGCATCATTTGGTAAGATAAAAGTTTTTGTGGTTGAGAGTATATTGTTTATCCAAAAGCATAAAATATCAAGAGAAACCACAGTGCATTATGATAATTTTTGCAAGTAGGTGCATTAGAATTTTGATAAAGGAGGTCCAGGATATCGGGTCTGAGGATTTTAGGAAGGCTTATAATTAAAGACTATGTTAGCACTTTATTTCGAGTGGCAGGTCCTTATAATACTATCGCATTGGTGTCTCTTTTAGAGATGAAACCAATTTGGTCATTATGGACTAGAAGAGGAGTCAAGGGTTTTAGTTGGTTAGCGAGAATGTtttattggaaatatgctctagaggcaataataaagtggttattatcatatttccttgtttttgataatcatttattatccatactataattgtattgattggaaactcagatacatgtgtgtatacatagacaacactgtgtcactagtaagcctctactagactagcttgttgatcaaatgatggttgaggtttcctaaccatagacatgagttgtcatttgataacgggatcacatcattaagagaatgtgATTAGCAAACACCCAAtattaagcatagcatttgatcgtatcactaaGTTTATTGCAATTTCTAtcaacatgtcaagtatctgttcctaagaccatgagatcaacaactccctaacaccggaggaatgccttgtgtgtatcaaacgtcacaacataattgggtgatcataaagatgctctacaggtatgtccgagggtgtctgttgggttggcatggatcgagattgtgatttgtcactctgtatgacgaagaggtgtctgtcggtccactcggtaatacaacatcacaagaagcttgcaagcaatctgactaaggagttcgtgacgggatcttgtattacggaacgagtaaagagacttgtcgataatgacattgaactaggtatggagataccgatgatcgaatctcgggcaagtaacataccactcaataaagggaactgcatacgggattgattgaatccttggcatcgtggttcaaccgataaagatcttcgtggaatatgtaggaactaatatgggaatctaggtcctgctattggttattgactatagaggttcctcggtcatgtatgcatagtttttgaacccgtagggtccacatgcttaatgcttgatgacgagactgtat
This window encodes:
- the LOC123430331 gene encoding uncharacterized protein LOC123430331; its protein translation is MASPMVAAPIRINSLRYAPPSPAPRGRFVAARVRASAEAMATEKLGVRVERNPAESRLSELGVRQWPKWGCEKSKFPWTYSAKETCYLLQGKVKVYPDGEEGFVEIAAGDLVVFPKGMSCTWDVTEAVDKHYKFE